Proteins from a genomic interval of Streptomyces sp. Tu6071:
- a CDS encoding RNA degradosome polyphosphate kinase — MTQPSSSSPSAPVPGSAPSSPDSGRATDPAGTARAETGRATVASLPGHRSAPTGQPPHGSAHGGTAGTGSALEPDLDADLDAYEDPEGVELPAGRFLDRERSWLAFNERVLELAEDPRTPLLERANFLAIFASNLDEFFMVRVAGLKRRIATGVATRSASGLLPREVLELIWTRSRELMARHAACFQQDVLPALADEGVQLVRWAELSETEQARLFTLFRQQIFPVLTPLAVDPAHPFPYISGLSLNLAVVVRNPVSGHRHFARVKVPPLLSRFLEAAPDRYVPIEDVIAAHLEELFPGMEVLAHHSFRLTRNEDLEVEEDDAENLLQALEKELMRRRFGPPVRLEVEESIDPYILDLLVRELKISDVEVYPLPGPLDLTGLFGIASLDRPELKFPKFIAGTHRDLAEVESASAPDIFAAVRERDVLLHHPYDSFSTSVQAFLEQAAADPDVLAIKQTLYRTSGDSPIVDALIDAAESGKQVLVLVEIKARFDEQANIKWARKLEEAGCHVVYGLVGLKTHCKLSLVVRQEGETLRRYSHVGTGNYHPKTARLYEDLGLLTADPQVGADLSDLFNRLSGYSRRETYRRLLVAPRSLRDGLIERIENEVRHHRAGRPAHVHFKVNSMVDEAIIDACYRASMAGVPVDVWVRGICAIRPGVPGLSENIRVRSVLGRFLEHSRVFAFGNGGEPEVWFGSADMMHRNLDRRIEALVRVSDPAHRAALARVLETGMSDSTASWHLGPDGEWNRHSTDADGQQLPNVQELLIDARRRRRGTSTP, encoded by the coding sequence ATGACGCAGCCGAGCAGCAGCAGCCCCAGCGCCCCGGTCCCCGGTTCCGCCCCCTCCTCCCCCGACTCCGGCCGCGCCACCGACCCCGCCGGGACCGCCCGCGCCGAGACCGGCCGCGCCACCGTCGCCTCGCTGCCCGGCCACCGCTCCGCCCCCACCGGGCAGCCCCCGCACGGCAGCGCGCACGGCGGCACCGCGGGCACCGGTTCCGCTCTCGAACCCGACCTCGACGCCGACCTCGACGCCTACGAGGACCCCGAGGGCGTGGAGCTTCCCGCCGGCCGCTTCCTCGACCGCGAGCGCTCCTGGCTCGCCTTCAACGAGCGCGTCCTCGAACTCGCCGAGGACCCGCGCACCCCGCTGCTCGAACGTGCCAACTTCCTGGCGATCTTCGCGAGCAATCTGGACGAGTTCTTCATGGTCCGGGTCGCGGGCCTCAAGCGACGTATCGCGACAGGTGTCGCGACACGTTCGGCGTCCGGGCTGCTGCCGCGCGAAGTCCTGGAGCTGATCTGGACGCGCTCGCGCGAACTCATGGCGCGCCACGCGGCCTGCTTCCAGCAGGACGTGCTGCCCGCGCTCGCCGACGAGGGCGTGCAGCTCGTGCGCTGGGCGGAGCTGAGCGAGACCGAGCAGGCGCGGCTCTTCACGCTCTTCCGGCAGCAGATCTTCCCCGTCCTCACCCCTCTCGCGGTGGACCCGGCGCACCCCTTCCCGTACATCTCGGGGCTGAGCCTCAACCTCGCGGTGGTGGTGCGGAACCCGGTGAGCGGCCACCGCCACTTCGCGCGCGTCAAGGTCCCGCCGCTCCTGAGCCGCTTCCTGGAGGCCGCGCCCGACCGGTACGTCCCCATCGAGGACGTCATCGCGGCGCACCTGGAGGAACTGTTCCCGGGCATGGAGGTGCTCGCGCACCACAGCTTCCGGCTCACCCGCAACGAGGACCTGGAGGTCGAGGAGGACGACGCGGAGAACCTGCTCCAGGCGCTGGAGAAGGAGCTGATGCGCCGCAGGTTCGGGCCGCCGGTCCGTCTCGAGGTGGAGGAGTCGATCGACCCGTACATCCTCGACCTGCTCGTGCGCGAGCTGAAGATCTCGGACGTCGAGGTGTACCCGCTGCCGGGGCCGCTCGACCTCACGGGCCTCTTCGGGATCGCCTCGCTCGACCGTCCCGAGCTGAAGTTCCCGAAGTTCATCGCGGGCACGCACCGCGACCTCGCCGAGGTGGAGTCGGCGTCCGCGCCGGACATCTTCGCGGCGGTACGGGAACGGGACGTGCTGCTGCACCACCCGTACGACTCCTTCTCGACCTCGGTGCAGGCGTTCCTCGAACAGGCCGCCGCCGACCCGGACGTGCTCGCCATCAAGCAGACGCTGTACCGGACTTCGGGCGACTCGCCGATAGTGGACGCGCTCATCGACGCGGCCGAGTCGGGCAAGCAGGTGCTCGTCCTCGTCGAGATCAAGGCGCGCTTCGACGAACAGGCGAACATCAAGTGGGCGCGGAAGCTGGAGGAGGCCGGCTGCCACGTGGTCTACGGGCTCGTCGGCCTCAAGACCCACTGCAAGCTCTCGCTCGTCGTCCGCCAGGAGGGCGAGACGCTGCGCCGCTACTCCCACGTGGGGACGGGCAACTACCACCCGAAGACGGCCCGGCTCTACGAGGACCTCGGCCTTCTCACCGCCGACCCGCAGGTCGGCGCGGACCTCTCCGACCTCTTCAACCGGCTCTCGGGGTACTCGCGGCGCGAGACGTACCGCCGTCTCCTCGTCGCCCCGCGCTCGCTGCGCGACGGCCTGATCGAGCGCATCGAGAACGAGGTGCGCCACCACCGCGCGGGCCGTCCCGCGCACGTGCACTTCAAGGTCAACTCGATGGTGGACGAGGCGATCATCGACGCCTGCTACCGCGCCTCGATGGCGGGCGTCCCCGTCGACGTGTGGGTGCGGGGCATCTGCGCGATCCGCCCCGGGGTCCCCGGGCTCTCCGAGAACATCCGCGTCCGCTCGGTCCTCGGCCGCTTCCTGGAGCACTCGCGGGTCTTCGCCTTCGGCAACGGCGGCGAACCCGAAGTGTGGTTCGGCAGCGCCGACATGATGCACCGCAACCTGGACCGCCGGATCGAGGCGCTGGTACGGGTCTCGGACCCCGCCCACCGCGCGGCGCTCGCGCGCGTCCTGGAGACCGGCATGTCGGACTCGACGGCCTCGTGGCACCTCGGCCCCGACGGCGAGTGGAACCGGCACTCGACCGACGCGGACGGACAGCAACTTCCCAACGTGCAGGAACTGTTGATCGACGCGCGGAGGCGGAGGCGTGGCACCTCGACCCCCTGA
- a CDS encoding CHAD domain-containing protein produces the protein MAPRPPEQARPQGTPVRAPQGPGAPGAPGSPGHPVTAYLQEQAAAFLRALRARRESGTSAPETEAAVHALRGAAHRVEATLHTFRPLLEAEWAEHLQGELNWLSAVLGSEYACAHRLGRLLGALRRLRDEEGARAAAVPAQGHPEGPLPMGAARAGALLDRQLTLARNRAHSAALDALGSARFHAVADAVAVLASEVPYRRGTSPHDPEVIGALASLTSHRLADAIAALPLDRAGAPYNAEASALGSAAPGGEPQDAPWHRVRGLLRVRVYAAEALGAAPEARTAPGAHALDRHREAADAATAAAAAARTPRIAPPTAYALGVLHAVQRQEVEAARHTFQRVWREAVRV, from the coding sequence GTGGCACCTCGACCCCCTGAGCAGGCCCGGCCGCAGGGCACGCCGGTCCGCGCCCCCCAGGGCCCCGGCGCGCCCGGAGCCCCCGGCTCGCCCGGCCACCCCGTCACGGCCTACCTCCAGGAGCAGGCCGCCGCGTTCCTCCGCGCCCTGCGCGCCCGCCGCGAGTCGGGCACCTCGGCGCCGGAGACGGAGGCGGCGGTGCACGCCCTGCGCGGCGCGGCGCACCGCGTGGAGGCGACCCTGCACACCTTCCGCCCGCTCCTGGAGGCGGAGTGGGCGGAGCACCTGCAAGGCGAACTCAACTGGCTGTCGGCGGTGCTGGGCAGCGAGTACGCGTGCGCGCACCGGCTCGGGCGGCTCCTCGGCGCGCTGCGGAGGCTGCGGGACGAGGAGGGGGCACGGGCCGCCGCCGTGCCCGCCCAGGGGCACCCGGAAGGGCCGCTCCCCATGGGCGCGGCACGCGCGGGCGCGCTCCTCGACCGGCAGTTGACCCTCGCCCGCAACCGCGCGCACTCGGCGGCGCTCGACGCGCTCGGCTCGGCGCGCTTCCACGCGGTCGCGGACGCGGTCGCGGTCCTCGCGAGCGAGGTCCCCTACCGTCGCGGCACCTCCCCGCACGATCCCGAAGTCATCGGCGCCCTGGCCTCGTTGACCTCGCACCGGCTCGCCGACGCGATCGCCGCGCTTCCGCTCGACCGCGCGGGCGCCCCGTACAACGCCGAGGCGTCGGCGCTCGGCAGCGCCGCCCCCGGCGGGGAGCCGCAGGACGCGCCCTGGCACCGGGTGCGGGGCCTGCTGCGGGTGCGGGTGTACGCGGCGGAGGCGCTCGGCGCCGCGCCGGAGGCCCGTACCGCCCCGGGGGCGCACGCCCTGGACCGGCACCGGGAGGCGGCGGACGCGGCGACGGCGGCAGCGGCGGCGGCCCGCACCCCGCGCATCGCCCCGCCGACGGCGTACGCGCTCGGTGTCCTGCACGCGGTCCAGCGCCAGGAGGTGGAGGCGGCGCGCCACACCTTCCAGCGCGTGTGGCGAGAGGCGGTACGCGTATGA
- a CDS encoding NUDIX hydrolase, with amino-acid sequence MSTPVRAAGCVLWRRSPAHGVEFCLVSRPKWHDWSLPKGKLKHGETELAAALREVEEETGRTCRPTTRLPRVHYRTHDGRRKTVDYWLAEETGGTFTPNQEIDEIRWLPTAAAAELLTEARDRALLAQAVRELALSRG; translated from the coding sequence ATGAGCACCCCGGTCCGCGCGGCGGGCTGCGTCCTGTGGCGCCGCTCGCCCGCGCACGGCGTCGAGTTCTGCCTCGTCAGCCGTCCTAAATGGCACGATTGGTCGCTTCCTAAGGGGAAGCTCAAGCACGGGGAGACGGAGCTGGCGGCGGCCCTGCGCGAGGTCGAGGAGGAGACGGGCCGTACGTGCCGCCCCACGACCCGCCTCCCGCGCGTCCACTACCGGACCCACGACGGCCGCCGGAAGACGGTCGACTACTGGCTCGCGGAGGAGACGGGCGGCACGTTCACGCCGAACCAGGAGATCGACGAGATCCGCTGGCTGCCGACCGCGGCGGCGGCGGAGCTGCTCACGGAGGCGCGGGACCGGGCGCTGCTGGCCCAAGCGGTGCGGGAGTTGGCGCTGAGCCGGGGCTGA
- a CDS encoding NIPSNAP family protein, translating to MITVHLKYEIDPDRVEDFAEYGRRWITLVNRFGGVHHGYFLPSEGDSDIAYALFTFPDFASYERYRKRSAEDPESRAALDLARTTRCIRRYERRFLAPLDHPETPWTQAPGA from the coding sequence GTGATCACCGTCCACCTCAAGTACGAGATCGACCCCGACCGCGTGGAGGACTTCGCCGAGTACGGGCGCCGCTGGATCACCCTGGTCAATCGCTTCGGCGGCGTCCACCACGGGTACTTCCTGCCGAGCGAGGGGGACAGCGACATCGCGTACGCCCTCTTCACCTTCCCCGACTTCGCGAGCTACGAGCGCTACCGCAAGCGGAGCGCCGAGGACCCCGAGAGCCGGGCCGCGCTCGACCTCGCCCGTACGACGCGCTGCATCCGCCGCTACGAGCGCCGCTTCCTCGCCCCCCTCGACCACCCCGAGACCCCCTGGACACAGGCGCCCGGGGCCTGA
- a CDS encoding serine/threonine dehydratase, with amino-acid sequence MPPLTYDDIKTARDRIAGHVRPTVVAPFAPGVWNALEFTQHTGSFKARGAWNFVAAHREAGTLPDAGVTIASGGNAGLACAWAAREAGVPATVFLPQNAPRVKVDRLAEYGARVRLVGREYAEAAASCAEYAADSGALLSHAYDDALIAAGAGTLLDEVREQVPGLTTVVVAVGGGGLFAGVATAAHHHGIRAVGVEPAQCAALAEALKAGEVVDVVPDSVAADSLGARRATELALHAARDPLSALLTVPDEAIIRARRDLWDHHRLAVEHAAATALSALTTSAYTPHPDERVAVILCGANTDPATLSDNR; translated from the coding sequence ATGCCCCCGCTGACGTACGACGACATCAAGACGGCGCGCGACAGGATCGCCGGGCACGTGCGCCCCACCGTCGTGGCGCCCTTCGCGCCCGGGGTGTGGAACGCGCTGGAGTTCACGCAGCACACGGGGAGCTTCAAGGCGCGCGGGGCGTGGAACTTCGTCGCGGCGCACCGCGAGGCGGGGACGCTTCCGGACGCCGGGGTGACGATCGCCTCGGGCGGCAACGCGGGGCTCGCGTGCGCGTGGGCGGCGCGCGAGGCGGGCGTACCGGCGACGGTGTTCCTGCCGCAGAACGCGCCGCGCGTGAAGGTCGACCGGCTCGCGGAGTACGGGGCGCGGGTGCGCCTGGTGGGCAGGGAGTACGCGGAGGCGGCGGCCTCCTGCGCGGAGTACGCGGCCGACTCGGGCGCGCTGCTCTCGCACGCCTACGACGACGCGCTCATCGCGGCGGGCGCGGGCACGCTGCTCGACGAGGTCCGGGAGCAGGTCCCCGGTCTGACGACGGTCGTGGTGGCGGTCGGCGGAGGCGGCCTGTTCGCCGGGGTCGCGACGGCGGCGCACCACCACGGCATCCGTGCGGTGGGCGTGGAGCCGGCCCAGTGCGCGGCGCTGGCGGAGGCGCTGAAGGCGGGCGAAGTGGTCGACGTGGTCCCGGACTCGGTCGCGGCGGACTCCCTGGGCGCCCGCAGGGCGACGGAGCTGGCCCTGCACGCCGCCCGCGACCCCCTGTCCGCGCTCCTCACCGTCCCCGACGAGGCGATCATCCGCGCCCGCCGCGACCTCTGGGACCACCACCGCCTGGCGGTCGAACACGCGGCGGCGACGGCCCTGTCCGCCCTGACGACCTCCGCCTACACACCCCACCCGGACGAACGCGTCGCCGTCATCCTCTGCGGTGCCAACACCGACCCGGCCACCCTCTCGGACAACCGCTGA
- a CDS encoding alpha/beta fold hydrolase, with protein sequence MRAVQVTAAGDRVRWIEMPGAARPARVYVHGLGAASGPYFTEVALHPALAGHRSLLVDLPGHGISDRPTSLAYTMEEHADFLARALEAAGVRGAYVVGHSMGGTVAVLLAARHPHLVGRLVLVDANLDPVRPEAETPGSSGLAALGEEEFLAGAWREVRDRAGAHWWATMRLAGREALHRSAVHLARTEVRGVLTRLAVPRAYLHPEADGPVAGAEALRAAGVTLRSVPDCGHNIMLDNPEGFARVVGEFFGN encoded by the coding sequence GTGCGCGCAGTTCAGGTGACCGCTGCCGGTGACCGGGTCCGGTGGATCGAGATGCCAGGGGCCGCGCGGCCCGCGCGGGTGTACGTGCACGGGCTCGGGGCCGCCTCGGGCCCGTACTTCACCGAGGTCGCGCTGCACCCGGCGCTCGCCGGGCACCGCTCGCTCCTCGTGGACCTGCCCGGCCACGGGATCAGCGACCGGCCGACGTCGCTCGCCTACACGATGGAGGAGCACGCGGACTTCCTGGCCCGTGCGCTGGAGGCCGCGGGGGTGCGGGGCGCGTACGTCGTCGGGCACAGCATGGGCGGGACCGTCGCGGTACTGCTCGCCGCGCGCCATCCGCACCTCGTGGGGCGGCTCGTCCTCGTCGACGCCAACCTCGATCCCGTACGGCCCGAGGCGGAGACGCCGGGGAGCAGCGGGCTCGCCGCGCTCGGCGAGGAGGAGTTCCTCGCCGGGGCGTGGCGGGAGGTGCGGGACCGGGCGGGGGCGCACTGGTGGGCGACGATGCGGCTCGCGGGGCGCGAGGCCCTGCACCGCAGCGCGGTGCACCTGGCGCGTACGGAGGTACGGGGCGTCCTCACGCGGCTCGCCGTCCCCCGCGCGTACCTCCACCCCGAGGCGGACGGGCCCGTCGCCGGGGCGGAGGCGCTGCGCGCGGCGGGCGTCACGCTCCGGTCCGTACCGGACTGCGGGCACAACATCATGCTCGACAACCCGGAGGGGTTCGCGCGGGTGGTGGGGGAGTTCTTCGGCAACTGA
- a CDS encoding PadR family transcriptional regulator — translation MLELAILGFLYEQGLHGYDLKRRVARLTGHVRPLSDGTLYPAIKRLERAGLLTRRTEPGTRAAPRHVLTLTETGRAELRRRLRATEGTALTDENHWFTVLAFLRHLPTPAGQAAVLRRRLAFLTEPSSFFYRDEDERPLRAEEFPDPFRRGLLRIARATSEAELTWLNATLAELERA, via the coding sequence GTGCTCGAACTCGCCATCCTCGGCTTCCTGTACGAACAGGGCCTGCACGGCTACGACTTGAAGCGTCGCGTGGCCCGGCTGACCGGTCACGTGCGCCCCCTCTCGGACGGCACCCTCTACCCGGCGATCAAGCGCCTGGAGCGCGCGGGCCTCCTCACCCGCCGCACGGAACCCGGCACCCGCGCCGCCCCCCGTCACGTCCTCACCCTGACCGAGACGGGCCGCGCCGAACTCCGCCGCCGACTCCGTGCCACCGAGGGCACGGCGCTGACCGACGAGAACCACTGGTTCACCGTCCTGGCCTTCCTCCGCCACCTCCCCACCCCGGCCGGACAGGCCGCCGTGCTCCGCCGCCGCCTGGCCTTCCTGACCGAGCCGAGCAGTTTCTTTTACAGGGACGAGGACGAACGCCCCCTGCGCGCCGAGGAGTTCCCCGACCCCTTCCGCCGGGGCCTCCTCCGCATCGCCCGCGCCACGAGCGAGGCCGAACTGACCTGGCTGAACGCGACACTTGCCGAGCTGGAGCGCGCGTGA
- a CDS encoding VOC family protein: protein MPTLRQLQITIDCAEPALLAAFWCEAVGYVLPPVPEGFASWEEYHRSLPPEEQPAYFACADPTGVGPRLLFQRVPEGKTVKNRVHIDVRAGKGLVGEERLATLQGEQARLEALGAVHLWTQLADGEEESCVTMQDPEGNEFCLD from the coding sequence ATGCCTACGCTCCGCCAGCTCCAGATCACCATCGACTGCGCCGAACCGGCCCTCCTCGCGGCCTTCTGGTGCGAGGCGGTCGGCTACGTCCTCCCCCCGGTTCCCGAGGGCTTCGCGAGCTGGGAGGAGTACCACCGCTCGCTGCCGCCCGAGGAGCAGCCGGCCTACTTCGCGTGCGCCGACCCGACGGGCGTGGGCCCGCGCCTCCTCTTCCAGCGCGTTCCCGAGGGCAAGACGGTCAAGAACCGCGTGCACATCGACGTAAGGGCGGGCAAGGGCCTCGTCGGCGAGGAGCGCCTCGCGACGCTCCAGGGGGAGCAGGCCCGCCTGGAAGCGCTCGGCGCGGTCCACCTGTGGACCCAACTCGCGGACGGCGAGGAGGAGTCGTGCGTCACGATGCAGGACCCCGAGGGCAACGAGTTCTGCTTGGACTGA